One Kineococcus aurantiacus genomic window carries:
- a CDS encoding fasciclin domain-containing protein, with the protein MRRIGTLFAIAATATLGLAACGGADTSSSSPTSSTSSSSSSSSTSSSPSMTSSSPAMAMDGPVGPGCADYAAANASGPASVEGMAQAPLASAAAANPLLKTLTAAVSGQLNPQVNLVNDLNGGEFTVFAPVDDAFAKVPAATLDGLKTDSATLQKILTYHVVQGRLSPSEVVGTHTTLEGQDVTVAGTPDALTVNGSTNVICGGVSTANATVYLVDSVLMPPM; encoded by the coding sequence ATGAGACGCATCGGAACCCTCTTCGCGATCGCCGCCACCGCAACGCTGGGCCTGGCCGCCTGCGGTGGTGCCGACACCTCCTCCTCGAGCCCCACGAGCTCCACCAGCTCGTCGAGCTCCAGCAGCAGCACCTCCAGCTCGCCGTCGATGACGAGTTCCAGCCCGGCGATGGCGATGGACGGCCCCGTCGGCCCCGGGTGCGCCGACTACGCCGCCGCGAACGCCTCCGGGCCGGCGTCGGTGGAGGGCATGGCGCAGGCGCCGCTGGCCAGCGCCGCCGCCGCGAACCCGCTGCTGAAGACCCTCACGGCCGCCGTGTCCGGTCAGCTGAACCCGCAGGTGAACCTCGTCAACGACCTCAACGGCGGCGAGTTCACGGTGTTCGCCCCGGTGGACGACGCGTTCGCTAAGGTCCCCGCGGCGACGCTGGACGGGCTGAAGACCGACAGCGCGACCCTGCAGAAGATCCTCACCTACCACGTGGTCCAGGGCCGGTTGTCGCCGTCGGAGGTCGTCGGCACGCACACGACGCTGGAGGGGCAGGACGTCACGGTGGCCGGCACGCCGGACGCGCTGACCGTCAACGGCTCCACGAACGTGATCTGCGGCGGGGTGTCGACCGCCAACGCGACGGTCTACCTCGTCGACTCCGTCCTGATGCCGCCCATGTGA
- the bcp gene encoding thioredoxin-dependent thiol peroxidase encodes MTRLVPGDLAPDFTLTAHDGSTVTLKELLADSGEHVVVYFYPAAMTPGCTTQACDFRDSLDALNASGYTVVGISKDGVEKLAAFAERDGITFPLLSDPDHAVLEAYGAWGEKTNYGRTTVGVVRSTVVVDPRGVVELAQYNVRAKGHVAKLRKDLGLDADQ; translated from the coding sequence ATGACGCGCCTGGTGCCCGGTGACCTCGCCCCCGACTTCACGCTGACCGCCCACGACGGGTCGACCGTCACGCTGAAGGAGCTGCTGGCCGACTCCGGCGAGCACGTCGTCGTCTACTTCTACCCGGCCGCCATGACGCCGGGCTGCACGACGCAGGCCTGCGACTTCCGCGACTCCCTGGACGCCCTCAACGCCTCCGGGTACACCGTGGTCGGCATCTCCAAGGACGGCGTCGAGAAGCTGGCGGCCTTCGCCGAGCGCGACGGCATCACCTTCCCGCTGCTGTCCGACCCCGACCACGCCGTGCTGGAGGCCTACGGGGCGTGGGGGGAGAAGACGAACTACGGCCGCACGACGGTGGGCGTGGTCCGCTCCACCGTCGTGGTCGACCCGCGCGGCGTCGTCGAGCTCGCGCAGTACAACGTGCGGGCCAAGGGGCACGTCGCGAAGCTGCGCAAGGACCTGGGCCTGGACGCGGACCAGTAG
- a CDS encoding DUF3618 domain-containing protein, whose product MAASDGKAEITTRDPRALEREVEARRAQLAGTIDELTSRLAPAAIAQRSLTSARGKVEGFAFDHRGGLRVERVVAVGVAVLGVTAFVVVRAVRRRR is encoded by the coding sequence GTGGCGGCCAGCGACGGCAAGGCCGAGATCACGACCAGGGACCCCCGCGCTCTCGAGCGCGAGGTGGAGGCGCGCCGCGCCCAGCTCGCGGGCACCATCGACGAGCTCACGTCCCGGCTGGCCCCGGCGGCGATCGCCCAGCGGTCCCTGACGTCGGCGCGCGGCAAGGTCGAGGGCTTCGCGTTCGACCACCGCGGGGGCCTGCGGGTCGAGCGCGTCGTGGCCGTCGGGGTGGCCGTCCTGGGCGTCACCGCGTTCGTCGTGGTCCGCGCCGTCCGCAGGCGCCGCTGA
- the sigK gene encoding ECF RNA polymerase sigma factor SigK, producing MTTSRSRDAAGTGADQALAAAARGDQAAFASFYDATAAAVHGTVLRVLRDPAQSEEVVQEVYLEAWRTAARFDPDRGSARGWVVTMAHRRAVDRVRAAQASSLREEKVAYQEVAPYDSVSEEVQVLLETEEVRRALSSLSPLQREAVDLAYYGGRTHREIADELQVPLGTVKTRLRDGLIRLRDVMGVAR from the coding sequence ATGACGACCTCGAGATCACGCGACGCCGCGGGGACCGGTGCCGACCAGGCGCTGGCCGCCGCGGCGCGCGGTGACCAGGCCGCCTTCGCGTCCTTCTACGACGCGACCGCGGCAGCCGTGCACGGCACGGTCCTGCGGGTGCTGCGCGACCCCGCGCAGTCCGAGGAGGTCGTCCAGGAGGTGTACCTCGAGGCGTGGCGGACGGCCGCCCGCTTCGACCCCGACCGGGGCAGCGCGCGGGGGTGGGTCGTCACGATGGCCCACCGCCGCGCGGTGGACCGGGTGCGGGCCGCGCAGGCCAGCAGCCTGCGGGAGGAGAAGGTGGCGTACCAGGAGGTCGCCCCGTACGACAGCGTGAGCGAGGAGGTGCAGGTGCTGCTGGAGACCGAGGAGGTCCGCCGTGCCCTGTCCTCGCTGAGCCCGCTGCAGCGCGAGGCCGTCGACCTGGCCTACTACGGCGGCCGCACCCACCGCGAGATCGCCGACGAGCTGCAGGTGCCGCTGGGCACCGTGAAGACCCGCCTGCGCGACGGGCTGATCCGGCTGCGCGACGTCATGGGGGTGGCCCGGTGA
- a CDS encoding anti-sigma factor domain-containing protein, which yields MTGTPQDPRQGPRHDPLLAAAWALDALDDDERAAYEERLDAHPEERADADSLRETASRLAVGAQPPPALRASVLAAVARTPQEGPAVALSAGPAVVDLRAARERRRGPSRWSVLVAAAGIVVAAAGVGVGFAVQPDPAPVASAQERARQQVGDLLATPGARVTTVSATGGGTATLVSAGGRVGVVTSGLPSAGAGRGYQLWLATGDTLTSAGMVPVTAAGSAVTVVDAGAATGLGISVEPAGGSAQPTTTPVVFTPLVV from the coding sequence GTGACCGGCACCCCGCAGGACCCCCGCCAGGGCCCCCGCCACGACCCGCTGCTCGCCGCGGCCTGGGCGCTGGACGCCCTCGACGACGACGAGCGCGCCGCCTACGAGGAACGGCTGGACGCCCACCCGGAGGAACGGGCGGACGCGGACTCGTTGCGCGAGACGGCGTCCCGGCTCGCCGTGGGGGCCCAGCCGCCACCGGCGCTGCGCGCGTCGGTCCTGGCCGCCGTCGCGCGGACCCCGCAGGAGGGGCCCGCCGTCGCGCTGTCCGCCGGACCCGCCGTGGTGGACCTGCGCGCCGCCCGCGAGCGCCGTCGCGGCCCGTCGCGGTGGAGCGTGCTCGTCGCGGCCGCCGGGATCGTCGTGGCGGCCGCCGGGGTCGGGGTGGGTTTCGCCGTGCAGCCGGACCCCGCGCCCGTCGCGTCCGCGCAGGAACGTGCGCGCCAGCAGGTCGGGGACCTGCTGGCCACGCCCGGGGCGCGGGTGACGACGGTCTCGGCGACCGGTGGCGGCACCGCGACGCTGGTCAGCGCGGGCGGCCGGGTCGGCGTGGTGACGTCGGGTCTGCCCTCGGCGGGGGCGGGCCGGGGTTACCAGCTGTGGCTGGCGACGGGGGACACCCTGACCTCGGCGGGGATGGTGCCGGTCACTGCCGCGGGCAGCGCGGTGACGGTCGTGGACGCCGGGGCGGCGACGGGGCTGGGGATCTCGGTGGAGCCCGCCGGGGGGTCGGCGCAGCCGACGACGACGCCCGTGGTGTTCACGCCGCTGGTCGTCTGA